A window of Leptospira fainei serovar Hurstbridge str. BUT 6 contains these coding sequences:
- the proC gene encoding pyrroline-5-carboxylate reductase: MSQETIGIIGCGNMGGAIYRSLKNRKKNVLGFDPYLPAEKAEGILLENNWEEFQKKSELLLISVKPGDVSKTLKTLDSPKKILSVAAGIDTIALRDSAPKGSKVVRIMPNLPILVEKGALGYFGDSELYPTVREIFSPISYCLEVSKEELLDSVTGLSGSGPAYVFRFIQSLAEGGVASGLTYSQSLELSIHTVLGAASLLMEEREKNPDLHPEELKNRVTSPGGTTIAGLEELEKNKFAYSILAAVKRATERSKELGKS; encoded by the coding sequence ATGAGCCAAGAAACTATCGGAATCATCGGTTGTGGAAACATGGGCGGAGCGATTTATCGTTCGCTTAAAAATAGAAAAAAAAATGTTCTCGGCTTCGATCCATATCTGCCCGCAGAGAAAGCGGAGGGAATTCTTCTGGAGAACAACTGGGAAGAGTTTCAAAAAAAATCGGAACTCCTGCTGATTTCCGTAAAACCGGGAGATGTTTCTAAAACTCTTAAGACTTTAGATTCACCTAAGAAAATCCTCTCGGTAGCCGCAGGAATCGATACCATCGCGTTACGCGACTCTGCGCCGAAAGGATCCAAAGTGGTAAGAATCATGCCCAATCTGCCGATTCTCGTCGAAAAAGGAGCATTAGGCTATTTCGGAGATTCTGAACTTTACCCGACCGTTAGAGAAATTTTTTCTCCCATCTCGTATTGCTTAGAAGTATCTAAGGAAGAATTGCTAGACTCTGTTACAGGTTTGTCCGGATCAGGACCGGCTTATGTTTTTCGCTTTATACAAAGTTTGGCGGAAGGTGGAGTTGCATCAGGTCTAACATACAGTCAGTCCTTAGAGCTATCCATTCATACCGTATTGGGTGCCGCGAGTCTCTTGATGGAAGAGAGAGAAAAAAATCCTGACCTGCATCCAGAAGAATTGAAAAATCGCGTCACTTCTCCCGGCGGAACAACTATCGCCGGCTTGGAAGAGTTGGAAAAAAACAAGTTCGCTTATTCAATCCTTGCAGCGGTTAAACGAGCGACAG